A stretch of the Candidatus Saccharimonadales bacterium genome encodes the following:
- a CDS encoding HAD-IA family hydrolase: MAAIIFDFDGTIADSFDVIVEIFEHLTSRSEKLSERQLTELRGYPVAVVAKRLNVSWWRAPWLLLRGRHLMGQRIHDIPVFAGMPKVIEQLHAEGHEVFILSSNSTRNVKKFMKQHHLYKYFVEIQGSHGLSGKARLLRRMVERNNLEIKDCVYVGDETRDVIASQAVGMRVIAVSWGFAQREFLESLHPTAMADKPQDIITILEDL, from the coding sequence ATGGCAGCAATAATATTCGATTTTGATGGGACGATCGCCGATAGCTTTGATGTTATCGTCGAAATCTTTGAACATTTAACAAGTCGCTCCGAAAAACTCAGTGAGCGGCAACTGACAGAGCTGCGCGGCTACCCAGTGGCTGTCGTTGCCAAACGGCTCAATGTCTCTTGGTGGCGGGCGCCGTGGCTACTGCTGCGTGGCCGGCATCTGATGGGACAGCGTATTCATGACATTCCAGTGTTTGCCGGTATGCCCAAGGTTATCGAGCAGCTCCACGCCGAAGGCCACGAAGTCTTCATACTCAGCAGCAACAGCACGCGCAATGTCAAAAAGTTCATGAAGCAACACCATCTGTATAAATATTTTGTCGAAATACAGGGAAGTCACGGGCTGTCCGGCAAAGCTCGTCTGCTACGAAGAATGGTCGAGCGAAACAATTTGGAGATTAAGGACTGCGTGTACGTCGGTGATGAAACGCGTGACGTTATCGCCTCACAGGCTGTCGGTATGCGGGTCATCGCCGTCAGCTGGGGATTCGCCCAGCGTGAATTCCTGGAAAGTCTGCACCCGACAGCCATGGCCGACAAGCCGCAGGACATTATAACGATCCTTGAAGATTTGTAG
- a CDS encoding lysine--tRNA ligase: MATLKELRDERLRKLDDLRTLGINPYPAESGRTHDTQHIQVEFEKLEGSDVTTVGRILSIRKFGKIAFIVIEDDGDEIQLVWRYDVDVKADRSNSELLLTDIALLDAGDFVEAMGMVMRTQTGENSVEIKRLRLLTKSLRPMPTRQEGFTNKEERLRRRYVDMTVNPEIRQRFIRRSKFWQATRNFLNQNGFLEVNTPVLEHTTGGADANPFVTHMDALDQDFYLRISHELPLKRLLGAGFERVYDIGPRFRNENYSDEHLPEHVAMEWYAAYWNWRDGMKYMTELYRHVLQTTFGTLQFTLKDKQGNPMEVDLAKDWEEWDYVETIESRYGINPLDCTIEQVKKALADNRLEVEKTENIARGIDKLWKNIRKDVVGPIWLVNTPLYISPLAKINPDRPQTTQRFQAVVAGSELCNGFSELNDPQEQLQRFVEQQQMRAAGDSEAMMLDIDYVEMLEYGMPPACGLGFSERVFWIFEGVTAREGVPFPQLRSEIDEVTKTIYPDLKF; this comes from the coding sequence ATGGCAACACTCAAAGAACTCCGTGACGAACGGCTGCGAAAATTAGATGATCTGCGCACGCTCGGTATAAACCCGTATCCAGCGGAATCTGGTAGGACGCATGATACGCAGCATATCCAGGTAGAATTCGAAAAGCTGGAAGGCAGTGATGTTACAACGGTTGGTCGTATACTCAGCATCCGCAAATTCGGAAAAATTGCTTTTATTGTTATTGAAGACGACGGCGATGAAATCCAGCTCGTTTGGAGATATGATGTTGATGTAAAGGCTGACCGCTCGAATAGCGAGCTGTTGCTTACAGATATAGCACTGCTGGATGCTGGTGATTTTGTTGAAGCAATGGGAATGGTTATGCGTACGCAAACAGGAGAGAATTCTGTTGAGATCAAACGGTTGCGTCTCCTGACGAAATCCCTGCGCCCGATGCCGACGCGGCAAGAGGGATTTACGAACAAGGAAGAGCGTCTGCGCCGTCGCTACGTTGATATGACTGTAAATCCGGAGATTCGCCAACGTTTTATACGGCGCAGTAAATTCTGGCAAGCGACACGTAATTTCTTGAATCAGAATGGGTTTTTGGAAGTTAATACCCCCGTGCTGGAACATACCACTGGTGGTGCCGACGCTAATCCGTTCGTCACGCACATGGACGCGCTTGACCAGGATTTTTATCTGCGGATCAGCCACGAATTGCCGCTGAAGCGGCTGCTCGGCGCTGGCTTCGAGCGGGTCTATGACATCGGACCGCGCTTCCGGAATGAGAACTATTCTGACGAGCATCTGCCGGAGCATGTCGCCATGGAGTGGTACGCCGCTTATTGGAACTGGCGGGACGGTATGAAATATATGACTGAACTATATCGCCATGTCCTGCAAACTACCTTTGGTACACTACAATTTACACTTAAAGATAAGCAGGGCAATCCGATGGAGGTTGACCTAGCTAAAGATTGGGAGGAATGGGATTATGTGGAAACTATTGAAAGTCGCTATGGTATTAATCCCTTGGATTGTACGATTGAACAAGTTAAGAAAGCGCTCGCGGACAACAGGCTAGAGGTAGAAAAAACCGAAAACATTGCCCGTGGCATCGACAAGCTCTGGAAAAACATCCGCAAAGATGTCGTCGGTCCGATCTGGCTTGTGAATACGCCGCTCTATATCAGTCCACTTGCCAAGATAAACCCTGATCGGCCACAGACAACACAGCGCTTCCAGGCAGTTGTGGCGGGCAGCGAGCTGTGCAATGGCTTTAGTGAGCTGAATGACCCACAGGAACAATTACAGCGGTTTGTAGAGCAGCAACAGATGCGGGCGGCTGGCGACAGCGAGGCCATGATGCTCGACATCGATTACGTTGAGATGTTGGAATACGGTATGCCGCCCGCCTGCGGTCTCGGCTTTAGCGAGCGCGTCTTCTGGATATTCGAAGGCGTCACCGCCCGTGAGGGCGTACCATTTCCACAGCTGCGCTCTGAAATCGACGAAGTAACGAAGACGATTTATCCCGATTTGAAATTTTGA
- the serS gene encoding serine--tRNA ligase: MLDIQFIRDNPDLVTEKSQQKGYKVNIGQLLELDTQRRTRLTQVEELRARRNTLSGQMKGGKPSPEQLEQGKQLKEEISSLEAEIGPLEEQYDALLKAVPNMPLDDVPVGASEDDNVVAKQAGEPFAYDFTPKHHHEIAEPKDLIDKERAAKISGSRFAYIKGDLVRLQFAVIQFVMETLGDETILQKLIEDNHLSVVAKPFTPVLPPAMLRTEPYVASARLNAAEVTYKLDGDDLWLNASAEHTLCTMYWNEILPEAMLPIRYIGYSTSFRREAGTYGKDTEGIIRMHQFDKLEMEVFSTAETGLDEHKLLIAIQEYLLQQIGLPYRVLQKCTFDIGKPNARGVDIDCWFPGQSAYRETHTADYMTDYQARDLKIRVRRSQTSKGETINGIEQAPQTSDGAVELVHTNDATAFALGRILAAIMENYQTADGHVIVPEVLRPYMGGREQL, translated from the coding sequence ATGCTAGACATCCAATTCATCCGCGACAATCCTGACCTGGTCACAGAAAAATCCCAGCAAAAGGGCTACAAAGTTAATATCGGCCAATTGCTGGAGTTGGACACCCAGCGCCGCACCCGCCTGACGCAGGTCGAAGAGCTGCGCGCCCGGCGCAATACGTTGTCTGGGCAGATGAAGGGCGGCAAGCCATCTCCGGAGCAGCTGGAGCAGGGTAAACAACTCAAAGAAGAGATCAGTAGCCTCGAAGCTGAAATCGGTCCGCTTGAAGAGCAGTACGACGCACTACTGAAGGCAGTTCCGAATATGCCGTTGGATGACGTACCAGTCGGCGCCAGCGAAGACGACAATGTTGTCGCCAAGCAAGCCGGCGAGCCGTTTGCGTATGATTTCACGCCCAAACATCACCACGAGATTGCCGAACCGAAGGACCTGATCGACAAGGAACGGGCCGCTAAAATATCGGGCAGCCGCTTCGCCTACATCAAAGGTGATCTCGTCCGGCTGCAGTTCGCGGTTATCCAGTTTGTCATGGAAACACTCGGCGACGAGACGATTCTGCAAAAACTGATCGAAGACAACCATCTCAGTGTCGTCGCCAAGCCGTTCACGCCTGTATTACCTCCAGCTATGCTGCGTACCGAACCATATGTCGCCAGTGCACGCCTGAACGCCGCTGAAGTCACGTACAAGCTCGACGGCGACGATCTGTGGCTCAATGCCTCGGCTGAGCACACCCTCTGCACGATGTACTGGAATGAAATACTACCAGAGGCTATGCTGCCCATCCGCTACATTGGCTATAGCACTAGCTTCCGCCGCGAAGCAGGGACGTACGGCAAGGATACCGAAGGCATCATCCGTATGCACCAGTTTGATAAGCTAGAGATGGAAGTCTTCAGTACTGCCGAAACCGGACTTGACGAGCATAAACTGCTGATTGCAATTCAGGAATATCTGCTGCAACAAATCGGCCTGCCGTACCGTGTGCTCCAGAAGTGCACCTTCGACATCGGCAAGCCGAATGCTCGTGGCGTGGACATTGACTGCTGGTTCCCGGGGCAAAGCGCCTACCGCGAAACGCATACCGCCGACTATATGACGGATTATCAGGCCCGTGACCTGAAGATCCGCGTCCGCCGGTCGCAAACCTCGAAGGGAGAGACTATTAATGGCATCGAACAAGCACCGCAAACATCTGACGGCGCTGTAGAACTGGTACACACCAACGATGCGACTGCATTTGCGCTCGGCCGTATTCTAGCGGCCATCATGGAAAATTATCAGACAGCTGATGGACATGTCATCGTCCCGGAAGTTCTTCGTCCGTATATGGGCGGCCGCGAACAACTCTAG
- a CDS encoding TRAM domain-containing protein, with translation MDKTEVVVIDKLVHGGQGLATLADGRKIFVWNALPGEKVNVRIIKTKKSYAEGIAEEILEPSAERVEPSEQNYLATSPWQMMTYEAENTYKQQIVEELFAHEKVTLPGVGTTVHDDRQWHYRSKMEYSFWGDDDGLHLALHQRGSHGKQIVQGSKLAMPTIDAAANAICAQLNTLNNGKGARAGDLKTIIIRCDQRGNAVGALYTKLDTFKELTLPAELQGLRVYHSNPKSPASVPTRLIYELGNCLLHDTLHDTQFVYDVDSFFQVNLPVFEKALTVIKNYVDDGALTDMYAGVGSIGLSIASNQVTLVELDPASARMAAQNASDNALASGLTAQVIEASTEKALEYITADSPVIFDPPRAGLHDKVVAAVLSVLPPKIIYLSCNPATHARDLAKLQAAYKIEHFEIFNFFPRTPHIETLAILKLK, from the coding sequence ATGGATAAAACAGAGGTAGTAGTAATCGACAAACTTGTGCACGGCGGCCAGGGCCTGGCGACGCTGGCTGATGGACGGAAAATATTTGTCTGGAACGCGCTACCAGGCGAAAAGGTCAATGTGCGGATTATTAAGACCAAAAAATCATATGCCGAAGGCATTGCCGAGGAAATACTCGAGCCGTCAGCTGAACGCGTTGAGCCATCAGAACAAAATTATTTGGCAACGTCGCCGTGGCAAATGATGACCTACGAAGCCGAAAATACTTACAAACAACAAATCGTCGAGGAACTGTTTGCTCATGAGAAAGTCACGCTGCCCGGCGTCGGCACAACCGTGCACGATGACCGGCAATGGCACTACCGCAGCAAAATGGAATACAGCTTCTGGGGTGATGACGACGGCCTGCATCTGGCGCTGCACCAGCGCGGCAGTCATGGCAAACAAATCGTGCAGGGCAGCAAGCTGGCAATGCCGACCATCGACGCCGCCGCAAATGCTATTTGTGCGCAGCTGAATACACTAAACAACGGCAAGGGCGCACGGGCAGGCGACCTGAAAACAATTATTATTCGCTGCGATCAGCGTGGCAATGCCGTCGGCGCGCTGTATACGAAGCTTGATACCTTCAAAGAGCTCACGCTGCCAGCAGAACTCCAGGGACTGCGCGTCTACCATTCCAACCCGAAGAGTCCGGCGTCGGTGCCGACGCGGCTCATATACGAGCTTGGCAACTGTCTGCTGCACGACACACTGCACGACACGCAGTTCGTCTACGATGTCGACTCATTTTTCCAGGTGAACCTGCCGGTATTTGAAAAGGCACTGACTGTCATCAAAAACTACGTTGACGACGGCGCGCTGACAGATATGTACGCCGGTGTCGGTTCGATCGGCCTGAGCATAGCCAGCAATCAGGTGACACTGGTAGAGCTCGATCCGGCAAGTGCGCGCATGGCAGCGCAAAATGCCAGCGACAACGCGCTCGCCAGCGGACTGACTGCTCAAGTTATCGAAGCTTCAACAGAAAAAGCGCTGGAATACATAACCGCCGACAGCCCAGTAATCTTTGACCCGCCGCGCGCCGGGCTCCATGACAAGGTGGTTGCAGCCGTTTTGTCGGTACTGCCACCTAAGATCATATATCTGAGCTGCAATCCGGCCACTCACGCCCGCGACCTGGCGAAGCTCCAAGCTGCCTACAAAATAGAACATTTTGAAATCTTTAACTTTTTCCCGCGGACGCCGCATATCGAGACGCTGGCGATACTAAAGCTCAAATAG
- the msrA gene encoding peptide-methionine (S)-S-oxide reductase MsrA, translated as MEQIIFAAGCFWGVEYYFDQVPGVISVTSGYTGGIIENPTYEEVCTHTTGHAEAVLIEFDPDIVPLTTLAKHFFRMHDPTQLNRQGPDIGDSYRSAVFYFQDEQREQIERIRDEAQTRLKQPIVTVIEQAGPFYPAEGYHQKFAERTGRGMCHIPYQPIA; from the coding sequence ATGGAACAAATTATCTTTGCAGCAGGTTGCTTTTGGGGTGTTGAGTATTACTTCGATCAGGTACCTGGCGTTATATCCGTCACCTCCGGCTATACTGGCGGCATCATCGAGAATCCCACGTACGAAGAAGTCTGCACGCATACGACTGGCCACGCCGAAGCCGTGCTGATTGAATTCGATCCCGACATCGTCCCGCTCACGACGCTTGCCAAGCACTTCTTCCGCATGCACGACCCAACCCAGTTGAACCGCCAGGGGCCGGATATCGGCGACAGCTACCGCTCGGCAGTCTTTTATTTCCAGGACGAGCAGCGCGAACAAATAGAGCGCATCCGTGATGAAGCTCAGACCAGGCTGAAACAACCGATCGTAACGGTTATTGAGCAGGCCGGCCCGTTCTATCCAGCCGAAGGCTATCATCAAAAGTTTGCGGAACGAACGGGCAGGGGCATGTGCCATATACCGTACCAACCTATCGCCTAA
- a CDS encoding helix-turn-helix domain-containing protein — translation METTLIAIRTYLAKLGLEAEIADLYYALHTYGPQTISELSRSSHVERTRIYRLIDQLMESGLLEVETQHKRAILKPAPVANLRILIEKRAEELRSLQDELQMVEQVLARNSISTAGVRAQTYQGDTGLQQILWNITKARSAVLGTMQTDMHMPADKAFYIGWVAAINDTKLHFDWLTDGAATSTTWLNGSCGAVPENWNIQTIHGTPLPLTHSMVIYDDVVAYFLSQHGQVYGLEVINKAIATQQRHVWQLILAQASSASDSAKA, via the coding sequence ATGGAAACAACACTGATCGCAATTCGAACCTACCTTGCCAAGCTTGGCTTAGAAGCGGAAATAGCCGACTTGTACTACGCCCTGCATACATATGGCCCACAGACGATTTCCGAGCTTTCGCGCAGTTCCCACGTAGAACGGACACGTATTTACCGCTTGATAGACCAGCTTATGGAGAGCGGCCTCCTGGAGGTTGAAACACAGCACAAACGGGCTATTCTCAAGCCCGCTCCAGTAGCAAATCTGCGTATACTGATAGAGAAGCGCGCCGAAGAGCTCCGCAGCCTTCAGGATGAGCTGCAGATGGTAGAGCAAGTCCTAGCCCGTAACAGCATCAGCACGGCCGGTGTACGGGCGCAGACATATCAAGGCGACACTGGACTGCAGCAGATTCTGTGGAATATAACCAAAGCGCGGAGCGCCGTACTGGGAACCATGCAGACAGACATGCACATGCCTGCCGACAAGGCTTTTTACATTGGTTGGGTTGCAGCCATCAACGATACTAAACTGCATTTTGACTGGCTAACTGATGGTGCAGCCACATCCACAACTTGGCTCAATGGCAGCTGCGGCGCAGTACCGGAAAACTGGAACATTCAAACTATTCATGGAACGCCATTGCCACTGACTCATAGTATGGTGATCTACGATGATGTCGTTGCCTATTTTCTATCGCAGCATGGCCAAGTCTACGGTCTGGAAGTTATAAATAAAGCGATTGCCACGCAGCAGCGCCATGTCTGGCAACTAATCCTCGCGCAAGCCAGTTCGGCGAGCGACAGCGCCAAAGCCTGA
- a CDS encoding PD-(D/E)XK nuclease family protein, translating to MANNYWRERSQPYKPGQTAPFKVSRSKIELFMQCPRCFWLDVRLKITRPSSPPFNINKAIDELFKKEFDSYRLKAEPHPIMLEYSLQAIPFAHDKLGQWRENFVGVIAQHEPTNLHVFGAVDDLWVGPDGKVIVVDYKATSKDKDVSIDSDWQMSYKRQLEVYQWLLRRNGLDVSDTGYFVYTNGRMDGEGFYNKLEFKTKLIPYTGSDIWVEPTLKRMKACMDSDTMPPVGDHIMGGECEFCAYARERAKLTIQALQNNKSS from the coding sequence ATGGCAAATAATTACTGGAGAGAACGCAGTCAGCCGTATAAGCCTGGCCAAACAGCGCCGTTCAAGGTGTCGCGCAGCAAGATTGAGCTGTTCATGCAATGTCCGCGCTGCTTCTGGCTCGACGTCCGGCTCAAGATTACCCGGCCGAGCAGTCCGCCGTTCAACATCAACAAAGCGATCGATGAACTTTTCAAAAAGGAATTCGACAGCTACCGGCTAAAGGCCGAGCCGCATCCCATCATGCTGGAGTATTCGCTGCAGGCAATACCGTTTGCGCACGACAAACTCGGGCAGTGGCGCGAAAATTTCGTTGGCGTCATTGCTCAGCACGAACCGACGAATCTGCATGTTTTCGGGGCAGTTGACGACCTATGGGTCGGTCCGGACGGCAAGGTGATTGTCGTCGACTACAAGGCTACCAGCAAAGACAAAGACGTCAGCATCGACAGCGACTGGCAAATGAGCTACAAGCGGCAGCTGGAAGTATATCAGTGGTTACTGCGGCGTAATGGACTCGACGTGTCCGACACGGGCTACTTCGTATACACCAACGGCCGTATGGACGGCGAAGGATTTTATAACAAGCTTGAGTTCAAAACCAAGCTGATACCGTATACCGGCAGCGATATCTGGGTAGAGCCCACGCTAAAACGCATGAAAGCCTGCATGGACAGTGACACTATGCCGCCAGTCGGCGACCACATCATGGGCGGCGAATGTGAATTCTGCGCCTATGCCCGCGAGCGCGCCAAACTGACGATCCAGGCTTTGCAAAATAACAAATCCTCGTAA
- the secA gene encoding preprotein translocase subunit SecA, which translates to MNIVFKKMLGDPQARTVKRLRKRVKDVNALADKYKKMDDKKLQQQTAVLKKRLRTESLDKILPDAFAVVREAASRTLGQRHFDVQLIGGLVLHEGNVAEMKTGEGKTLTSTAPIYLNALTEKGVHVVTVNDYLAQRDAGWMSQVFYFLGQSTGVILADHSYIYDPEYVNEDHEDERFRHLKPCTRREAYEADITYGTNNEFGFDYLRDNMVRETDQLRQRDLHYAIVDEVDSILIDEARTPLIISAPSVTSGNAYAQFSKVVRQLEKDKHYETDEKRKTVILTDDGVEKIEKALGIDGLYGAENIRTIYHLQQALRAQALFKRDKDYVVTKDGEIVIVDEFTGRLLAGRRYNEGLHQAIEAKEGVEVQQESMTLATISFQNYFRLYEKLGGMTGTALTEAEEFHQIYKLDVVDVPSNRPMARIDRADRIYRTEQGKFKAIARELKMLHQKGQPVLVGTVSIEKNELLSQLLTKANIPHQVLNAKNNEREAKIVAHAGEKGAVTLATNIAGRGTDIVLGEGVKDLGGLFVLGSERHESRRIDNQLRGRSGRQGDPGLTQFFVSTEDDLMRIFGGDRISGIMNRLNVDDDTPIENRLISKSLEGAQKKVEGFHFDSRKNVVQYDDVMNKHRRATYAMRREILIQPNIQKRINVYIEDEVRMLANSPLLTSDDFEDVIREVFPFDEATLDRLFDSETTKFQQVLLTEAKELYASREVGLTADIMRKIERDIYLQILDNLWMQHLENMDHLREGIHWMSVGQQDPLVEYRRRGQLLFEDMQNQMRHEVIRSLFHVELVDESVLNRPVETELTRAARGSVSNANQLSEAGEEFEEADFISKKAAQAELKQSADKRKKVRKAERQRKTQGRKRK; encoded by the coding sequence GTGAATATTGTATTCAAAAAGATGTTGGGCGATCCGCAGGCCAGGACCGTTAAGCGGCTGCGCAAGCGAGTCAAAGACGTAAATGCACTTGCAGACAAATACAAAAAAATGGATGACAAAAAGCTACAGCAGCAAACTGCAGTCCTCAAAAAGCGTCTGCGCACAGAATCACTCGACAAGATTTTGCCGGATGCTTTTGCAGTCGTCCGTGAAGCTGCCAGCCGGACGCTTGGCCAGCGCCATTTCGACGTTCAGCTGATTGGCGGCCTGGTGCTGCACGAGGGCAATGTCGCTGAAATGAAAACCGGAGAGGGTAAGACACTGACGTCGACAGCGCCCATTTACTTGAACGCCCTGACCGAAAAAGGTGTTCACGTCGTCACCGTCAATGATTATCTGGCGCAGCGTGATGCCGGCTGGATGAGCCAGGTATTCTATTTCCTCGGGCAGAGTACCGGGGTTATCCTGGCTGACCACTCGTATATTTATGATCCTGAATACGTCAACGAAGATCATGAAGACGAACGTTTCCGCCATTTGAAGCCTTGCACCCGCCGTGAAGCTTACGAAGCTGACATTACGTACGGCACCAACAACGAATTTGGTTTTGACTACTTGCGTGACAACATGGTCCGCGAAACCGATCAGCTACGCCAGCGCGACTTGCACTATGCGATCGTCGACGAAGTTGACTCCATCCTGATCGATGAGGCCCGGACGCCGCTGATTATCTCAGCGCCATCAGTGACAAGCGGTAATGCCTACGCCCAGTTCAGTAAGGTAGTTCGCCAGCTCGAAAAGGACAAACATTACGAAACTGATGAAAAGCGTAAAACAGTCATCCTGACTGATGATGGTGTCGAAAAAATCGAAAAAGCTCTTGGTATCGACGGCCTGTACGGTGCCGAAAATATCCGTACGATTTATCACTTGCAGCAGGCACTCCGCGCCCAGGCGCTCTTCAAGCGAGACAAAGACTACGTTGTTACCAAAGACGGGGAAATTGTTATCGTCGATGAGTTTACCGGACGATTGCTGGCTGGCCGCCGCTACAACGAAGGTCTTCACCAGGCTATCGAAGCCAAGGAAGGTGTCGAAGTCCAGCAGGAATCAATGACGCTGGCTACAATCTCTTTCCAAAACTATTTCCGTCTGTACGAAAAACTTGGCGGTATGACCGGTACGGCTCTCACGGAAGCCGAAGAATTCCATCAGATTTATAAGCTGGATGTCGTGGACGTACCATCCAACCGTCCAATGGCACGTATCGACCGTGCTGACCGGATATATCGTACCGAGCAGGGCAAGTTCAAGGCCATTGCCCGCGAACTGAAAATGCTGCATCAAAAAGGCCAGCCGGTGCTGGTTGGAACCGTCTCTATTGAGAAAAACGAATTGTTATCTCAGCTATTAACCAAAGCCAACATTCCGCACCAGGTGCTGAACGCCAAGAATAATGAGCGTGAAGCCAAGATCGTAGCTCACGCCGGTGAAAAAGGCGCCGTTACACTGGCAACCAACATTGCTGGTCGTGGTACCGACATCGTGCTCGGCGAGGGTGTCAAAGACCTAGGCGGTTTGTTCGTACTCGGATCTGAGCGACACGAATCTCGCCGTATCGACAACCAGCTGCGTGGCCGTTCCGGCCGACAAGGTGATCCAGGTCTGACGCAGTTTTTCGTCAGTACCGAAGATGACCTGATGCGTATATTCGGTGGCGACCGCATTTCCGGCATTATGAACCGGCTTAATGTCGACGACGACACGCCGATCGAAAACCGGCTGATCAGCAAAAGCCTCGAGGGAGCACAGAAAAAGGTTGAAGGCTTCCACTTTGACTCCCGTAAAAACGTCGTGCAGTATGACGACGTTATGAACAAGCACCGCCGGGCAACTTATGCCATGCGCCGCGAAATCCTGATACAGCCGAACATACAGAAGCGTATCAATGTCTATATTGAGGACGAAGTCCGGATGCTGGCGAACTCGCCGCTGCTGACCAGCGATGATTTCGAAGATGTTATCCGAGAAGTATTTCCATTTGACGAAGCGACGCTTGACAGGCTATTCGATAGTGAAACGACCAAGTTCCAACAGGTCTTGCTGACCGAAGCTAAAGAACTGTACGCCAGCCGCGAAGTTGGCCTGACTGCCGATATTATGCGCAAAATCGAGCGCGATATCTATCTGCAGATTCTGGATAATTTGTGGATGCAGCATCTCGAGAATATGGACCACCTGCGCGAGGGTATCCACTGGATGAGCGTCGGACAGCAGGATCCGCTGGTCGAGTACCGCCGCCGTGGCCAACTGCTGTTTGAAGACATGCAAAACCAAATGAGACACGAAGTAATCCGTAGTCTGTTCCACGTCGAACTTGTCGATGAGTCAGTGCTCAACCGTCCGGTAGAAACCGAGCTCACCCGTGCCGCCCGCGGTTCCGTCAGTAACGCCAACCAGCTGTCAGAAGCCGGCGAAGAGTTTGAAGAAGCCGATTTCATAAGCAAAAAAGCTGCCCAGGCAGAACTAAAACAATCCGCTGATAAGCGTAAAAAAGTCCGCAAGGCAGAACGCCAGCGTAAAACACAAGGCCGAAAGCGCAAATAA
- a CDS encoding DUF427 domain-containing protein, with protein sequence MKAIWNDQIIADAPKEDLIYIEGNWYFPPASVNQEFLRKSDTPYTCPWKGECQYYDVGAAEQWSGDNAWSYPEPYPSAFERVKKDFSGYVAFWRDVTVSE encoded by the coding sequence ATGAAAGCAATCTGGAACGACCAAATCATCGCTGACGCACCGAAGGAAGATCTCATATACATCGAAGGAAACTGGTATTTTCCGCCCGCGAGCGTCAATCAGGAATTTCTGCGCAAGAGCGACACGCCGTATACCTGTCCATGGAAAGGTGAGTGTCAGTATTACGATGTCGGTGCGGCAGAGCAATGGAGTGGTGACAATGCCTGGAGCTACCCAGAACCCTATCCATCGGCCTTTGAACGCGTCAAAAAAGATTTCTCGGGTTATGTGGCGTTTTGGCGTGACGTGACTGTTAGTGAATAG
- the raiA gene encoding ribosome-associated translation inhibitor RaiA, producing MIQKFDITSVHMTIDDKLHRYLSKKIGTLDRYIPRAGRESAHAEVRLKENTSLKNNSQKNACTCEVTLHLPHEVINVSESTINMYAAIDIVEAKLKHQIDKYKQLHASGALHRRLANRFMRKTAVQ from the coding sequence ATGATTCAAAAATTTGATATCACCAGTGTCCATATGACTATCGATGACAAATTGCACAGATATCTGAGCAAAAAAATAGGTACGCTTGACCGCTATATTCCGCGGGCTGGCCGCGAGAGCGCGCACGCCGAAGTCCGGCTCAAAGAAAACACATCTCTCAAAAACAACAGTCAGAAAAACGCTTGCACCTGTGAAGTAACGCTGCATTTACCGCATGAGGTCATCAATGTGTCTGAAAGCACTATCAATATGTATGCAGCCATCGATATCGTTGAAGCTAAGCTTAAACACCAGATAGACAAGTACAAGCAGCTGCATGCGTCCGGTGCGCTGCATCGCCGGCTGGCAAATCGCTTTATGCGAAAAACAGCTGTCCAGTAA